In Afipia sp. GAS231, a single window of DNA contains:
- a CDS encoding alpha/beta fold hydrolase translates to MPEQNMSFLRRNLTVNGLGFSVRDIGSKEPALVFIHYWGGTGRTWDLVAKPLSERHRCVAPDLRGWGESDKTATDYDLRTQADDVAAIIQSLGLSQYILVGQSMGGKIAQILGSRRPKGLNGLVLVAPAPPTPLGVPKEQRDAILASYQTATGVEAALSILTARQLSPKLRQQVVDDSIGGAPAAKSAWTQAGMTLDVTDLVGKINVPTTVILGDADKVENEPLLRRELASRIAGTEFIILPGVGHLSPLEAPNELAAAIAKAVSRMM, encoded by the coding sequence ATGCCAGAACAGAACATGTCATTCCTTCGTCGGAATCTAACCGTCAACGGGCTCGGTTTCAGCGTCCGCGACATCGGAAGCAAAGAGCCCGCGCTGGTCTTCATCCACTACTGGGGTGGAACGGGACGAACCTGGGATCTGGTCGCCAAGCCATTGTCCGAGCGCCACCGTTGCGTTGCTCCGGACCTCCGTGGCTGGGGGGAATCCGACAAAACGGCAACCGATTACGATCTTCGCACGCAGGCTGATGACGTGGCCGCCATCATCCAGTCCTTGGGACTTTCGCAATACATCCTCGTTGGCCAGTCGATGGGTGGAAAGATTGCTCAGATTTTGGGTTCACGTAGACCGAAGGGTCTAAACGGACTGGTATTGGTCGCGCCTGCTCCTCCCACTCCGCTCGGAGTTCCAAAGGAGCAAAGGGACGCGATTCTGGCCAGCTATCAGACCGCCACAGGCGTCGAGGCCGCGCTCTCGATTTTGACGGCAAGACAGCTTTCTCCAAAACTCCGACAGCAGGTCGTCGACGACAGCATCGGAGGGGCGCCGGCAGCCAAGAGTGCCTGGACGCAAGCAGGCATGACGCTCGACGTCACAGACCTTGTCGGAAAGATCAACGTTCCCACGACGGTCATCCTCGGGGACGCGGACAAGGTGGAGAACGAGCCTTTGTTGCGGCGCGAACTGGCGAGCCGCATCGCCGGAACGGAATTCATCATCCTGCCGGGCGTCGGTCATCTGTCGCCATTGGAAGCGCCGAACGAATTGGCGGCGGCGATCGCGAAGGCTGTTTCGAGGATGATGTAG
- a CDS encoding GlxA family transcriptional regulator has translation MARTTKHPPFAPILSRRVVFLAYADHQPLDLVGPLQVFALANREGTVPGYEIVIAAVERGRVEASAGPSLMVDHGLEALEGADTLVIPGGPGVEAATRDGRLVEALRRAAGSIRRVCTVCTGAFLLAETGVLAGRKATTHWRSCAHLAARYPDIKVLNDPIFVRDGAIWTSAGVTAGIDMALALVEEDYGQALAAQIARNLVVYLRRPGGQAQFSEPLALQQQSSPGDYGRLMELVGSSLNRPWTIDELAKTSGQSSRTFQRRFTETVGQSPAGAIELLRVSRARMMLETTSAPPAVVASRCGFGSQEQMRRAFHRQLGVTPGWIREHFGKAR, from the coding sequence TCGCCTACGCTGACCACCAACCCCTCGACCTCGTCGGTCCGCTTCAGGTGTTCGCCCTCGCAAACCGCGAGGGTACGGTTCCGGGCTACGAAATCGTTATCGCCGCGGTGGAACGCGGCCGCGTGGAAGCATCGGCCGGTCCGAGCCTCATGGTGGATCACGGCCTCGAGGCGCTGGAGGGCGCCGACACTCTCGTCATACCGGGTGGGCCAGGAGTTGAGGCGGCAACGCGGGATGGCCGTCTCGTTGAAGCGCTTCGCCGCGCGGCCGGATCGATCCGTCGGGTCTGCACAGTTTGCACGGGTGCGTTTTTGCTAGCGGAGACAGGGGTTCTGGCGGGAAGGAAGGCCACCACTCATTGGCGAAGCTGCGCGCACCTCGCCGCCAGGTATCCCGATATCAAAGTTTTGAACGATCCGATTTTCGTCCGCGACGGCGCAATCTGGACTTCGGCCGGGGTAACCGCCGGCATCGATATGGCGCTGGCCCTCGTCGAGGAAGACTACGGACAGGCATTGGCCGCGCAGATTGCGCGCAACCTGGTCGTCTACCTGCGCAGGCCCGGTGGCCAGGCGCAGTTCAGCGAACCATTGGCTTTGCAACAGCAGTCAAGTCCCGGCGACTATGGGAGATTGATGGAGTTGGTGGGTTCGTCATTGAACCGTCCATGGACAATCGATGAGCTGGCAAAGACATCGGGGCAGTCCTCGCGAACCTTTCAGCGGCGCTTCACCGAAACGGTCGGACAATCGCCTGCCGGGGCCATCGAGCTGCTCCGGGTTTCTCGCGCCCGCATGATGCTGGAAACGACTAGCGCTCCGCCGGCAGTCGTGGCATCGCGATGTGGTTTCGGATCGCAAGAGCAGATGCGACGGGCGTTCCACCGTCAACTAGGTGTTACTCCCGGGTGGATACGAGAGCATTTCGGCAAGGCCCGGTAA
- a CDS encoding DJ-1/PfpI family protein has protein sequence MKVLAVAFPGFTFIDLAGPMQAFMMLPGFSSQVVWHSKGTIDSDAGVSVQATEDFGSCWKDPDILFVPGNTVSLFKLLQDDRTLDVIADLGSGAKWITSVCNGSLLLGAAGLLKGYKAGSYWYTREHLSLFGAIPTDARYVIDRNRATGGGMTAGVDFGLAMVGHIAGEAVGRVAELCFEYAPQPPFGTGRPELADPATLAKTTEALKHLMPVEQLEGVRARRLAMGKL, from the coding sequence ATGAAGGTACTTGCGGTTGCTTTTCCTGGCTTCACATTCATCGACTTGGCCGGCCCGATGCAGGCCTTCATGATGCTTCCCGGATTCTCCTCCCAGGTCGTCTGGCATAGCAAGGGTACCATCGATTCCGATGCCGGCGTCAGCGTCCAGGCGACCGAGGATTTTGGGAGCTGCTGGAAGGATCCGGACATCCTGTTCGTTCCCGGCAACACCGTCTCTCTCTTCAAGCTGTTGCAGGACGATCGGACGCTCGACGTCATAGCCGATCTCGGAAGTGGTGCAAAGTGGATCACGAGCGTTTGCAACGGCTCTCTGTTGCTGGGCGCGGCGGGACTCCTGAAAGGCTATAAGGCAGGCTCCTATTGGTACACCCGGGAGCATCTGAGCTTGTTCGGCGCCATCCCGACCGACGCCAGGTATGTGATCGACCGGAATCGTGCGACCGGCGGAGGCATGACTGCGGGAGTTGATTTCGGTCTTGCCATGGTCGGTCACATCGCGGGAGAGGCCGTCGGCCGCGTGGCCGAGTTGTGCTTTGAGTATGCGCCGCAACCTCCTTTCGGAACCGGTCGACCTGAGCTGGCCGATCCCGCAACATTGGCCAAAACGACAGAAGCGCTGAAGCATCTGATGCCGGTCGAACAACTGGAGGGCGTGAGAGCGCGCCGCTTGGCCATGGGAAAACTCTAG
- a CDS encoding DUF6616 family protein gives MQQIFIELYNYAPAWSKCSETERTDLVNKVIEAANGLKSAGVDVIAYGKNSRETDRRASYDFFCVYRVPSVEFQREFERQITASGWYNYFEQVNISGAAEDYADVLLGNAKMVRPG, from the coding sequence ATGCAGCAGATCTTCATCGAACTCTACAACTATGCTCCCGCCTGGAGCAAATGCTCCGAAACCGAGCGGACCGATTTGGTCAACAAGGTCATCGAAGCCGCGAACGGATTGAAATCTGCTGGAGTCGATGTAATCGCTTACGGCAAGAACTCTCGCGAGACCGATCGCCGTGCGTCGTACGACTTCTTTTGCGTCTATCGTGTGCCGAGCGTCGAGTTTCAGCGCGAGTTCGAGCGTCAGATCACCGCATCTGGTTGGTACAATTACTTCGAGCAGGTGAACATTAGCGGCGCTGCAGAGGATTATGCAGATGTGTTGCTCGGCAACGCCAAGATGGTTCGCCCTGGCTGA
- a CDS encoding AMP-binding protein: MYTGKHVNTRPLQPAFIMASTGETVTYRELDARSNRLAHLLRDRGLKRLDHFSIFMENNSRYLEACGAGERAGLYFTCVNSYLTPSELAYILDNSESRVLITSRAKLDVAREAIEACPKIELCIVADGDGSSDRIVGLEAVTKRLPKTPIVDESLGTAMLYSSGTTGRPKGILRPLAEQPPAQNLPVFDFLYKIWKYHEGMTFLSPAPLYHSAPQAAVNLTIRAGGTAIIMENFDPESYLRLVEQWGVTHTQLVPTMFSRMLKLPDEERKRYDLSSLEIAVHGAAPCPAEVKDDMIKWWGPIIHEYYGATEGLGFTACNSEEWLAHRGTVGRVLFGDLHILDENMQRCPKGSPGTVWFKTGSPFEYFNDPEKTREACSLDGSMSTVGDIGYVDDDNFLYLTDRATFMIISGGVNIYPQECENLLITHPKVADAAVFGVPNADLGEEVKAVVQPMPGVEPSAELTDELIAFCVKSLSRQKVPRSIDFEVELPRLPTGKLYKRILRDRYWGNSTARIV; encoded by the coding sequence ATGTACACCGGCAAGCATGTCAACACACGCCCGCTGCAACCGGCCTTCATCATGGCGAGCACCGGCGAGACTGTGACCTATCGCGAACTGGACGCACGCTCCAATCGCCTGGCGCACCTGTTGCGCGATCGAGGACTGAAGCGGCTTGATCACTTTTCGATCTTTATGGAGAACAATAGCAGGTATCTCGAAGCCTGCGGCGCCGGCGAACGCGCGGGCCTCTATTTCACCTGCGTCAACTCCTATCTCACCCCCAGCGAGCTTGCCTATATCCTCGACAACAGCGAGTCGCGCGTCCTGATCACATCGAGAGCAAAGCTCGACGTCGCGCGCGAGGCGATCGAGGCCTGTCCGAAAATCGAGCTCTGCATCGTCGCCGACGGTGACGGTAGCAGCGACCGTATCGTGGGCCTCGAAGCCGTGACGAAGCGTCTACCGAAGACGCCGATTGTGGATGAGAGCCTCGGCACAGCGATGCTCTATTCGTCCGGCACGACGGGGAGGCCGAAAGGAATCCTACGGCCGCTGGCGGAGCAGCCGCCGGCCCAGAACCTGCCGGTCTTCGATTTTCTATACAAGATCTGGAAATATCACGAAGGCATGACCTTTCTCTCACCCGCTCCGCTCTATCACTCGGCTCCGCAAGCCGCCGTAAATCTCACTATCCGTGCCGGCGGCACTGCGATCATCATGGAAAATTTCGACCCCGAGAGCTATCTGCGGCTGGTCGAGCAATGGGGCGTCACGCATACGCAACTCGTGCCGACCATGTTCTCGCGTATGCTGAAGCTGCCGGACGAGGAACGCAAGCGATACGACCTCTCATCCCTGGAGATCGCCGTGCATGGCGCGGCGCCCTGCCCCGCCGAGGTCAAGGACGACATGATCAAATGGTGGGGGCCGATAATCCACGAGTATTACGGCGCCACCGAAGGCCTCGGCTTCACCGCGTGCAACAGCGAGGAATGGCTGGCACACCGGGGCACTGTCGGGCGCGTTCTGTTTGGCGATCTGCATATACTCGACGAAAATATGCAACGCTGCCCGAAAGGTTCGCCGGGCACCGTTTGGTTCAAGACCGGCTCGCCGTTCGAGTATTTCAACGACCCCGAGAAGACCAGGGAGGCGTGCTCGCTGGACGGGAGCATGAGCACCGTCGGCGACATCGGCTACGTCGACGACGACAATTTCCTCTACCTCACTGATCGTGCGACCTTCATGATCATCTCGGGCGGCGTTAACATCTACCCGCAGGAATGCGAGAATCTGTTGATCACCCATCCCAAGGTTGCCGATGCCGCCGTCTTCGGCGTGCCTAATGCGGACCTCGGCGAAGAGGTGAAAGCGGTGGTGCAGCCGATGCCAGGCGTCGAGCCCAGCGCAGAGCTGACAGATGAGCTGATCGCCTTCTGTGTGAAGTCGCTGTCACGCCAGAAAGTGCCGCGCTCGATCGATTTCGAGGTAGAACTGCCGCGGCTGCCGACGGGCAAGCTATATAAACGCATACTGCGCGACCGCTACTGGGGTAATAGCACCGCACGAATCGTGTAG